The genomic window CTCCCCCTTGCCCGCCCCCGGTGGGCGCGGGACGGGGTGTTCCTGGTTACCCTGCTGGCGGTCCTGGCCCTGGACCAGGTGTCTAAAGCGGTGATCCAGGCTGTCCTGCCCGAGGGGGCGTCGGTGGTGCTGACGCCTTTCCTGCGCCTTACCCATATCACCAATACGGGGAGCGCCTTCGGCCTGTTCCAGGGGTATACCCTTTTCCTTATCGTGGCATCGGTGGTGGGGTTGGTGGTGCTCATCCTGTTCTACA from Dehalococcoidia bacterium includes these protein-coding regions:
- a CDS encoding signal peptidase II, whose amino-acid sequence is MWYAEGVEATASPLPQRQRRLPLARPRWARDGVFLVTLLAVLALDQVSKAVIQAVLPEGASVVLTPFLRLTHITNTGSAFGLFQGYTLFLIVASVVGLVVLILFY